From Cronobacter turicensis z3032, the proteins below share one genomic window:
- the kefG gene encoding Glutathione-regulated potassium-efflux system ancillary protein kefG has protein sequence MVTMTTPWRGMMSQTAKVLLLYAHPESQDSVANRVLLKPALQLPNVTVHDLYAHYPDFFIDISHEQALLRDHDVIVFQFPLYTYSCPALLKEWFDRVLSRGFASGVGGTELAGKYWRCVITTGEPETAYRPDGFNRYALSDILRPFELTAAMCRMHWMTPLIIYWARRQSLSELASHGHAYERWLADPLTPGGF, from the coding sequence ATAGTAACAATGACGACGCCCTGGAGGGGAATGATGTCACAGACAGCGAAAGTTTTGCTGCTGTATGCCCATCCGGAATCTCAGGACTCGGTGGCCAACCGGGTTTTGCTTAAGCCGGCTCTGCAATTACCGAATGTCACGGTGCATGACCTCTATGCCCACTATCCCGATTTCTTTATCGATATCAGCCACGAGCAGGCGTTGCTGCGCGATCACGATGTGATTGTTTTTCAGTTCCCGCTTTATACCTATAGCTGTCCGGCGCTGCTGAAAGAGTGGTTCGATCGCGTGTTAAGCCGCGGTTTCGCCAGCGGCGTGGGCGGCACTGAGCTTGCCGGAAAATACTGGCGCTGCGTTATTACCACTGGCGAACCGGAGACGGCCTATCGCCCGGATGGGTTTAACCGCTATGCCCTGAGCGACATTCTGCGGCCTTTCGAGCTGACCGCCGCCATGTGCCGTATGCACTGGATGACGCCGCTGATTATTTACTGGGCGCGGCGTCAGTCGCTTTCCGAACTGGCGTCTCACGGCCACGCGTATGAACGCTGGCTGGCGGACCCGTTAACGCCGGGAGGCTTTTGA
- the yheS gene encoding Uncharacterized ABC transporter ATP-binding protein yheS — MIVFSSLQIRRGTRVLLDNATATINPGQKVGLVGKNGCGKSTLLSLLKNEISADGGSFTYPGTWQLAWVNQETPALAQPALEYVIDGDREYRAFERELNNATERNDGHAIATAHGKLDAIDAWTIRSRAASLLHGLGFSNEQLTHPVSDFSGGWRMRLNLAQALICRSDLLLLDEPTNHLDLDAVIWLEKWLKSYNGTLILISHDRDFLDPVVDKIIHIEQQNMFEYTGNYSSFERQRATRLAQQQATYESQQQRVAHLQSFIDRFKAKASKAKQAQSRIKMLERMELIAPAHVDNPFHFSFRAPESLPNPLLKMEKVSAGYDERIILNSIKLNLVPGSRIGLLGRNGAGKSTLIKLLAGELNPISGDIGLAKGIKLGYFAQHQLEFLRADESPLQHLARIAPRETEQQLRDYLGGFGFQGDKVTDVTERFSGGEKARLVLALIVWQRPNLLLLDEPTNHLDLDMRQALTDALIEFEGALVVVSHDRHLIRSTTDDLYLVHDGKVEPFDGDLDDYQQWLSDVQKQESQGDDASREKDNGNSAQARKDQKRREAELRTQTQPLRKEITRLEKEMEKLNATLAGVEEKLADSAIYDPARKAEMNECLQTQARTKAALEECEMAWLDAQEQLETMLQNE; from the coding sequence ATGATTGTTTTCTCCTCGTTACAAATTCGTCGCGGCACTCGCGTGCTGCTGGACAACGCCACCGCCACGATCAATCCGGGCCAGAAAGTGGGCCTGGTGGGCAAAAATGGCTGCGGCAAATCCACGCTCCTGTCGCTTCTGAAAAACGAGATTAGCGCCGACGGCGGGAGTTTCACCTACCCCGGCACCTGGCAGCTGGCCTGGGTGAATCAGGAGACGCCTGCGCTCGCGCAGCCCGCGCTGGAATATGTGATTGACGGCGATCGCGAATACCGCGCCTTTGAGCGCGAGCTGAACAACGCCACCGAGCGCAACGACGGTCACGCGATCGCCACAGCGCACGGCAAACTGGACGCCATCGACGCCTGGACCATTCGTTCACGCGCCGCGAGCCTCCTGCACGGGCTGGGCTTTAGCAATGAACAACTAACGCACCCGGTGAGCGACTTCTCCGGCGGCTGGCGTATGCGTCTTAACCTCGCGCAAGCGCTGATTTGCCGCTCCGATCTGCTGCTGCTCGACGAACCGACCAACCACCTCGATCTCGACGCAGTCATCTGGCTGGAAAAATGGCTGAAAAGCTATAACGGCACGCTGATCCTTATCTCGCACGACCGTGATTTCCTGGATCCGGTGGTGGACAAAATCATTCATATCGAACAGCAGAATATGTTCGAGTACACCGGCAACTACAGCTCGTTTGAACGCCAGCGCGCCACGCGTCTCGCCCAGCAACAGGCAACCTACGAAAGCCAGCAGCAGCGCGTCGCGCATCTGCAAAGCTTTATCGATCGCTTTAAAGCGAAGGCGTCCAAAGCGAAGCAGGCGCAAAGCCGTATCAAAATGCTGGAGCGCATGGAGCTGATTGCGCCTGCCCACGTGGATAACCCGTTCCACTTCAGCTTCCGCGCGCCGGAAAGCCTGCCCAACCCGCTACTGAAAATGGAAAAAGTCAGCGCCGGTTATGACGAGCGCATCATTCTGAACTCCATCAAGCTCAACCTGGTGCCCGGCTCGCGCATCGGCCTGCTGGGGCGCAACGGCGCCGGGAAATCGACGCTGATTAAACTGCTGGCGGGCGAACTTAACCCCATCAGCGGCGACATCGGGCTCGCCAAAGGCATCAAGCTCGGGTACTTCGCGCAGCATCAGCTGGAGTTTTTACGCGCCGACGAATCGCCGTTGCAGCATCTGGCGCGCATCGCCCCGCGTGAAACCGAACAGCAGCTGCGCGACTATCTCGGCGGCTTCGGCTTCCAGGGCGATAAAGTCACCGACGTCACCGAGCGTTTCTCCGGCGGCGAAAAGGCCCGTCTGGTGCTGGCGCTTATCGTCTGGCAGCGCCCTAACCTGCTGCTACTCGATGAACCGACCAACCACCTGGATCTCGACATGCGCCAGGCGCTAACTGACGCGCTGATCGAATTCGAAGGCGCGCTGGTCGTGGTCTCGCACGACCGTCACCTGATCCGCTCCACCACCGACGATCTCTATCTGGTGCACGACGGCAAAGTCGAACCGTTCGACGGCGATCTGGACGATTACCAGCAGTGGCTGAGCGACGTGCAGAAGCAGGAGAGCCAGGGCGACGACGCCAGCCGCGAGAAAGACAACGGCAACAGCGCGCAGGCGCGCAAAGATCAGAAGCGCCGCGAGGCGGAGCTGCGCACCCAGACGCAACCGCTGCGTAAAGAGATAACCCGTCTGGAAAAAGAGATGGAAAAGCTCAACGCCACGCTTGCGGGCGTCGAAGAGAAACTTGCCGACAGCGCCATTTACGATCCGGCTCGCAAAGCGGAGATGAATGAGTGCCTGCAAACGCAGGCCAGGACCAAAGCGGCGCTGGAAGAGTGCGAAATGGCGTGGCTGGACGCGCAGGAGCAATTAGAAACGATGCTGCAAAACGAGTAA
- the yheT gene encoding Putative esterase yheT: MNTDSSHFQPMPGVSNPHLQTMLPRVLRRRVQFEPYWQRLDLPDGDFVDLAFSENPDQARHKPRLVVFHGLEGSLHSPYVHGLIHAAKARGWLGVVMHFRGCSGVPNKMGRIYHSGETEDGTFFLRWLDERYGTVPTAAVGYSLGGNMLGCLMAEIDARFPLTAGVIVSAPFMLEHCCNHMEKGFSRFYQFYLLNLLKANASRKLKAWPGTLPIELAQLKRLRRIRDFDDLITSKIHGFRDAVDYYRQCSAMPRLTNITRPTLIIHAKDDPFMDHHVIPDTAALPANIEYQLTEHGGHVGFVGGTLRQPRMWLEQRIPDWLTPYLDR, encoded by the coding sequence CTGAACACCGATTCCTCACACTTTCAGCCAATGCCGGGAGTCAGCAATCCACACCTGCAAACCATGCTGCCGCGCGTGCTGCGCCGCCGGGTGCAATTTGAGCCGTACTGGCAGCGTCTGGATTTGCCGGACGGCGATTTTGTCGACCTCGCGTTTAGCGAAAACCCTGACCAGGCGCGCCATAAGCCGCGTCTGGTGGTGTTTCACGGGCTCGAAGGCAGCCTGCACAGCCCTTACGTTCACGGCCTCATCCATGCGGCGAAAGCACGCGGCTGGCTCGGCGTGGTGATGCACTTTCGCGGCTGTAGCGGCGTGCCGAACAAGATGGGGCGCATCTACCATTCTGGGGAAACCGAAGACGGCACCTTTTTCCTGCGCTGGCTGGATGAACGCTACGGCACCGTGCCGACGGCGGCGGTCGGCTATTCGCTCGGCGGCAATATGCTTGGCTGCCTGATGGCGGAGATTGATGCCCGTTTCCCGCTGACCGCAGGCGTAATTGTGTCCGCGCCCTTTATGCTGGAACACTGCTGCAACCATATGGAAAAAGGGTTTTCGCGCTTCTACCAGTTCTATTTGCTGAACCTGTTGAAAGCCAACGCCTCTCGTAAGCTAAAAGCCTGGCCCGGCACGCTGCCGATTGAACTCGCCCAGCTTAAACGTCTGCGCCGCATTCGCGATTTCGATGATTTGATAACGTCGAAAATTCACGGCTTTCGCGACGCCGTCGATTACTATCGCCAGTGCAGCGCCATGCCGCGTCTTACGAATATCACCCGCCCGACGTTGATTATTCATGCCAAAGACGACCCGTTCATGGATCATCACGTGATCCCTGATACCGCCGCGCTGCCTGCTAATATTGAATATCAGCTGACGGAGCATGGCGGCCACGTGGGCTTTGTCGGCGGCACGCTGCGTCAGCCCAGAATGTGGCTGGAGCAGCGCATTCCTGACTGGTTAACCCCTTATCTGGACCGATAA
- a CDS encoding UPF0270 protein ESA_04379 yields the protein MIIPWQELAPDTLDRLIEAFVLREGTDYGEHERSLEQKVADVRRQLQSGEAVLVWSELHETVNIMPRSQFRG from the coding sequence ATGATCATTCCCTGGCAAGAGCTGGCGCCCGACACCCTGGACCGCCTGATTGAAGCCTTCGTCTTGCGCGAAGGCACCGATTATGGTGAACATGAACGCTCGCTTGAGCAAAAGGTCGCCGACGTGCGGCGTCAGTTGCAAAGTGGCGAGGCCGTTCTTGTGTGGTCTGAACTGCACGAAACGGTCAATATCATGCCGCGTTCGCAGTTTCGCGGTTAA
- the prkB gene encoding Probable phosphoribulokinase, producing MSAKHPVIAVTGSSGAGTTTTSLAFRKIFAQLNLHAAEVEGDSFHRYTRPEMDMAIRKARDLGRHISYFGPEANDFGLLEQTFVEYGLTGKGQSRKYLHTYDEAVPWNQVPGTFTPWQPLPEPTDVLFYEGLHGGVVTPQNDVAKHVDLLVGVVPIVNLEWIQKLIRDTSERGHSREAVMDSVVRSMEDYISYITPQFSRTHINFQRVPTVDTSNPFAAKSIPSLDESFVVIHFRNLDNIDYPWLLAMLQGSFISHINTLVVPGGKMGLAMELIMLPLVQRLMEGKQIA from the coding sequence ATGTCTGCCAAACATCCGGTTATCGCCGTCACGGGCTCCAGCGGCGCGGGAACCACCACCACCAGCCTCGCGTTTCGCAAAATTTTCGCCCAGCTGAATCTTCATGCCGCCGAAGTGGAAGGCGACAGCTTCCATCGCTACACGCGCCCGGAAATGGACATGGCTATCCGCAAAGCGCGCGATCTTGGCCGCCACATCAGCTATTTCGGCCCGGAGGCGAACGATTTTGGCCTGCTGGAGCAAACCTTTGTGGAGTACGGCCTGACCGGCAAAGGGCAGTCGCGCAAATATCTGCACACCTATGACGAAGCGGTGCCGTGGAACCAGGTGCCCGGCACCTTCACGCCGTGGCAGCCGTTACCGGAACCGACAGACGTGCTGTTTTACGAAGGGCTGCACGGCGGCGTGGTGACGCCGCAAAACGACGTGGCGAAACATGTCGACCTGCTGGTGGGCGTGGTGCCTATCGTCAACCTTGAGTGGATACAAAAGCTGATTCGCGATACCAGCGAGCGCGGCCACTCCCGCGAGGCAGTGATGGATTCCGTGGTGCGCTCCATGGAAGATTACATCTCCTACATCACGCCGCAGTTCTCGCGCACCCATATTAACTTCCAGCGCGTGCCGACGGTGGACACGTCCAACCCGTTCGCCGCGAAAAGTATCCCGTCGCTCGATGAGAGTTTCGTGGTGATTCACTTCCGCAATCTGGACAATATCGATTACCCCTGGCTGCTGGCGATGCTACAGGGCTCGTTTATCTCGCACATCAATACGCTGGTGGTGCCGGGCGGCAAGATGGGGCTGGCGATGGAGCTTATTATGCTGCCGCTGGTGCAGCGGCTGATGGAAGGGAAACAGATAGCGTGA
- the yhfA gene encoding Protein yhfA encodes MHARVKWVEGLTFLGESASGHQILMDGNSGDKAPSPMEMVLMAAGGCSAIDVVSILQKGRHDVTDCEVKLTSERREEAPRLFTHINLHFVVTGKDLKDAAVSRAVDLSAEKYCSVALMLGKGVNITHSYEVIDA; translated from the coding sequence ATGCATGCACGAGTGAAATGGGTGGAAGGCTTAACCTTCCTTGGCGAGTCCGCTTCGGGGCATCAGATCCTGATGGACGGCAACTCCGGCGACAAAGCGCCGAGCCCGATGGAAATGGTCTTAATGGCGGCAGGTGGCTGCAGCGCCATTGATGTGGTCTCTATTCTGCAAAAAGGCCGTCACGACGTGACCGACTGCGAAGTGAAGCTGACCTCAGAGCGTCGCGAAGAGGCTCCGCGTCTGTTCACGCATATCAATCTGCACTTTGTGGTGACGGGTAAAGATCTGAAAGACGCGGCAGTGTCGCGCGCGGTGGATCTGTCGGCGGAGAAGTACTGTTCAGTGGCGCTGATGCTCGGCAAAGGGGTCAACATCACCCATTCTTACGAAGTGATCGACGCGTGA
- the crp gene encoding Catabolite gene activator, protein MVLGKPQTDPTLEWFLSHCHIHKYPSKSTLIHQGEKAETLYYIVKGSVAVLIKDEEGKEMILSYLNQGDFIGELGLFEEGQERSAWVRAKTACEVAEISYKKFRQLIQVNPDILMRLSSQMARRLQVTSEKVGNLAFLDVTGRIAQTLLNLAKQPDAMTHPDGMQIKITRQEIGQIVGCSRETVGRILKMLEDQNLISAHGKTIVVYGTR, encoded by the coding sequence ATGGTGCTTGGCAAACCGCAAACAGACCCGACTCTTGAATGGTTCTTGTCTCATTGCCACATTCATAAGTATCCATCTAAGAGCACGCTGATTCACCAGGGTGAAAAAGCGGAGACGCTGTATTACATCGTCAAAGGCTCAGTGGCAGTGCTGATCAAAGATGAAGAGGGCAAGGAGATGATCCTCTCGTACCTGAATCAGGGAGACTTCATCGGCGAACTGGGTTTGTTCGAGGAAGGTCAGGAACGCAGCGCCTGGGTTCGCGCTAAAACTGCCTGTGAAGTGGCTGAAATCTCCTACAAAAAATTCCGTCAGCTGATTCAGGTTAACCCGGATATTCTGATGCGTCTCTCCTCGCAGATGGCTCGCCGCCTGCAAGTCACCTCAGAGAAAGTGGGCAACCTCGCCTTCCTGGACGTGACCGGCCGCATCGCTCAGACGCTGCTGAACCTGGCGAAACAGCCGGACGCGATGACCCATCCGGACGGAATGCAGATTAAAATCACGCGTCAGGAAATCGGCCAGATTGTCGGCTGCTCCCGCGAAACCGTTGGCCGCATTCTGAAAATGCTCGAAGATCAGAACCTGATCTCCGCCCACGGTAAAACTATTGTGGTTTACGGTACCCGCTAA
- the yhfK gene encoding Uncharacterized protein yhfK, translating into MWRRLIYHPEINYALRQTLILSLPVAVGLMLGHLQQGLLFSLVPACCNIAGLDTPHKRFFKRLIIGASLFALSSLAVQFLLLQAIPLPLILLMLALLLGVTAEISPLHARLLPASLIAAIFTLSLAGNMPVWEPMLLYVLGTLWYGAFNGFWFWLWREQPLRESLSLIYKSLADYCEAKYSLLTRHTEPEQALPPLLVHQQKVVDQISQCYQQLQMLSATKQNGYKRLLRTFQVALDLQEHISVSLHQPREVQKLVERSHAEAVLRWTAQTVATRLRTLSDDILYHRYSYRFSMDKQIEALAKIARQHPDNPVGQFCEYHFSRIARVLRTQRPLYARDLMDSGQRRLPLLRALKSYLSLKSAALRTAARLGVMLAAAGLLGSAFNLPKPYWILMTVLFVTQNGYGATRVRILHRAGGTLAGLIIAGITLHLNVPQGYTLLGMLLVTLISYLIIRRHYGWAMIGFTVTAVYSLQILTLNGEQYIVARLIDTLSGCLIAFGGMVWLWPQWQSGLLRQNAHDALEADQEALRLILSDDPQPGPLAWQRMQVNQAHNALYNSLNQAMQEPGFNSRYLEDMRLWVTHSQFIVEHINAITTMAREQTTLTPETAARYLQACEIALQRCQQRLEHDAPGDTQNEAVLEGEEVLPEGAPGVMEHHLLRILDHLRTMHTISSVAWRQRPHHGIWLRRRLSQSR; encoded by the coding sequence ATGTGGCGTCGTCTTATCTATCACCCTGAAATTAATTACGCTTTACGGCAAACGCTGATCTTAAGCCTGCCGGTGGCGGTCGGGTTGATGCTGGGCCATCTCCAACAAGGGTTGCTGTTTTCACTCGTCCCCGCCTGCTGCAATATTGCCGGTCTCGATACCCCGCACAAACGCTTCTTCAAACGCTTGATCATCGGCGCCTCGCTGTTTGCGCTGAGCAGCCTGGCGGTACAGTTTCTGCTGTTACAGGCCATCCCGCTGCCGCTTATTCTGCTGATGCTGGCGCTGCTGCTGGGCGTGACGGCGGAGATAAGCCCCCTGCATGCGCGCCTGCTGCCCGCGTCGCTTATCGCGGCCATCTTCACGTTAAGCCTCGCCGGGAATATGCCCGTCTGGGAGCCGATGCTGCTCTACGTTCTCGGCACGCTCTGGTATGGCGCGTTTAACGGTTTCTGGTTCTGGCTGTGGCGTGAACAGCCGCTGCGTGAATCGTTAAGCCTGATTTATAAAAGCCTCGCCGACTACTGCGAAGCGAAATACAGCCTGCTGACGCGCCACACAGAACCGGAACAGGCGCTGCCGCCGCTACTGGTGCATCAGCAAAAAGTGGTGGATCAGATAAGCCAGTGCTATCAGCAGCTACAGATGCTGTCGGCGACCAAACAGAACGGCTACAAACGCCTGCTGCGCACGTTTCAGGTGGCGCTGGATCTTCAGGAGCATATTTCGGTCTCCCTGCATCAGCCGCGTGAAGTGCAAAAGCTGGTGGAGCGCAGCCACGCCGAAGCGGTGCTGCGCTGGACGGCCCAGACCGTCGCCACGCGCCTGCGCACGCTCTCTGACGATATTCTCTACCACCGCTACTCGTACCGCTTCTCAATGGATAAGCAGATTGAGGCGCTGGCGAAAATCGCCCGTCAGCATCCGGACAACCCGGTCGGCCAGTTTTGCGAATACCATTTCAGCCGTATCGCCCGCGTGCTACGCACCCAGCGCCCGCTCTACGCCCGTGACCTGATGGACAGCGGCCAGCGCCGCCTGCCGCTGCTGCGGGCGTTGAAAAGCTATCTGTCGTTGAAATCCGCGGCGCTGCGCACCGCCGCGCGTCTGGGCGTAATGCTGGCGGCGGCGGGCCTGTTAGGGAGCGCGTTCAATTTACCGAAGCCGTACTGGATCCTGATGACGGTGCTCTTCGTCACGCAAAACGGCTATGGCGCGACACGGGTGCGCATCCTGCACCGGGCGGGCGGCACGCTGGCGGGGCTGATTATCGCGGGCATCACGCTGCACCTGAATGTGCCGCAGGGCTATACCCTGCTCGGCATGTTGCTGGTGACCTTAATCAGTTATCTGATAATCCGGCGGCACTACGGCTGGGCGATGATTGGCTTTACCGTCACGGCGGTCTATTCGCTGCAAATCCTGACGCTCAACGGCGAGCAGTACATCGTGGCGCGCCTGATAGACACGCTGTCCGGCTGCCTTATCGCGTTCGGCGGCATGGTCTGGCTCTGGCCCCAGTGGCAGAGCGGCCTGCTGCGCCAGAACGCGCATGACGCGCTGGAGGCCGACCAGGAGGCGCTGCGCCTGATCCTGAGCGACGATCCGCAGCCCGGCCCGCTGGCGTGGCAGCGGATGCAGGTCAACCAGGCGCACAACGCGCTCTATAACTCGCTCAATCAGGCCATGCAGGAGCCGGGCTTTAACAGTCGTTATCTGGAGGATATGCGTCTGTGGGTCACGCACAGTCAGTTTATCGTCGAGCACATCAACGCGATAACGACGATGGCGCGCGAGCAAACCACGCTGACGCCGGAGACGGCGGCGCGCTACTTACAGGCTTGTGAAATTGCGCTACAGCGCTGCCAGCAGCGGCTGGAGCATGACGCGCCGGGCGACACGCAAAACGAGGCGGTACTGGAGGGCGAAGAGGTCTTGCCGGAAGGGGCGCCGGGCGTAATGGAGCATCATCTGCTGCGCATTCTCGATCATCTGCGCACCATGCACACCATCTCTTCCGTGGCGTGGCGCCAGCGCCCGCATCACGGTATCTGGCTCAGGCGACGCCTGAGCCAGTCACGCTGA
- the argD gene encoding Acetylornithine/succinyldiaminopimelateaminotransferase translates to MATEKTAITRATFDEVILPIYAPAEFIPVKGKGSRVWDQQGKEYVDFAGGIAVTALGHCHPRLVEALKAQGETLWHTSNVFTNEPALRLGQKLVDATFAERVVFMNSGTEANETAFKLARHYAITRHSPYKTKIIAFYNAFHGRSLFTVSVGGQAKYSDGFGPKPADIIHVPFNDLDAVKAVMDDHTCAVVVEPVQGEGGVTAATPEFLRGLRELCDRHQALLVFDEVQCGMGRSGKLFAYMHYGVTPDILTSAKALGGGFPVSAMLTTHDVASAFHVGSHGSTYGGNPLACAVAGEAFDIINTPEVLDGVAQKREQFVQHLQRIGEQYGLFSDIRGMGLLIGAELTPAFHGRARDFLYAAAAEGVMVLNAGPDVMRLAPSLLVESADIDEGMARFARAVARVVNG, encoded by the coding sequence ATGGCAACTGAAAAAACAGCAATTACGCGCGCCACCTTCGATGAAGTGATCCTGCCGATTTATGCACCGGCTGAATTTATCCCGGTGAAAGGCAAGGGCAGCCGCGTCTGGGATCAGCAGGGCAAAGAGTATGTCGATTTCGCGGGCGGTATCGCGGTGACGGCGCTCGGCCACTGCCACCCGCGGCTGGTGGAGGCGCTGAAAGCGCAGGGCGAAACGCTCTGGCACACTAGCAACGTCTTTACCAACGAGCCCGCGCTGCGCCTGGGCCAAAAGCTGGTGGACGCCACGTTCGCCGAGCGCGTGGTGTTCATGAACTCCGGCACCGAAGCCAATGAAACCGCGTTCAAGCTGGCCCGCCATTACGCCATCACACGTCACAGCCCGTACAAAACGAAAATCATCGCGTTTTATAATGCCTTTCACGGACGTTCGCTGTTTACCGTCTCCGTGGGCGGCCAGGCGAAATACTCCGACGGCTTCGGCCCGAAACCCGCTGATATCATCCATGTGCCGTTCAACGATCTCGATGCGGTCAAAGCGGTGATGGACGACCACACTTGCGCGGTGGTGGTCGAGCCGGTGCAAGGCGAGGGCGGGGTGACCGCCGCGACGCCGGAATTTTTGCGCGGCCTGCGCGAGCTGTGCGACCGCCATCAGGCGCTGCTGGTGTTCGACGAAGTACAGTGCGGCATGGGCCGCAGCGGCAAGCTGTTTGCTTACATGCATTACGGCGTGACGCCGGACATCCTGACCAGCGCCAAAGCGCTGGGCGGCGGTTTCCCGGTCAGCGCGATGCTCACCACGCATGATGTCGCCTCGGCGTTTCATGTGGGTTCGCACGGCTCCACCTACGGCGGCAACCCGCTCGCCTGCGCGGTGGCGGGCGAAGCGTTTGATATTATCAACACCCCGGAGGTGCTGGACGGCGTGGCGCAAAAACGCGAGCAGTTCGTGCAGCACCTTCAGCGCATCGGCGAGCAGTATGGACTGTTCAGCGATATTCGCGGCATGGGCCTGCTGATTGGCGCCGAGCTGACCCCAGCCTTCCACGGGCGCGCCCGCGATTTCTTGTACGCCGCCGCGGCGGAAGGCGTGATGGTGCTGAACGCCGGGCCGGACGTGATGCGTCTCGCGCCGTCGCTGCTGGTGGAGAGTGCCGATATCGACGAAGGGATGGCCCGTTTCGCGCGCGCCGTCGCACGCGTGGTTAACGGTTAA
- the pabA gene encoding Para-aminobenzoate synthase glutamine amidotransferase component II, which produces MLLLIDNYDSFTWNLFQYFSELGAEVVVRRNDELTCEDIEALAPAQLVISPGPCTPNEAGISLAAIRRFAGRLPILGVCLGHQAIGQAFGASVVRAEKVMHGKTSVISHNNNGVFSGLNNPLTVTRYHSLIIDRATLPAAFEITAWTEAGEIMGIRHRHLALEGVQFHPESILSEQGHQLLANFLSR; this is translated from the coding sequence ATGTTACTGCTTATCGACAACTACGATTCTTTCACCTGGAACCTGTTTCAGTATTTCAGCGAGCTGGGCGCGGAGGTGGTGGTCAGGCGCAACGATGAACTGACGTGTGAGGATATCGAGGCGCTCGCCCCGGCGCAGCTGGTGATTTCCCCCGGTCCCTGCACGCCGAATGAAGCCGGTATTTCACTGGCGGCGATCCGGCGTTTTGCCGGTCGCCTGCCGATCCTCGGCGTTTGCCTCGGGCATCAGGCCATCGGGCAGGCCTTCGGCGCGTCCGTTGTGCGGGCTGAAAAGGTCATGCACGGCAAAACCTCGGTGATTTCACATAACAATAACGGTGTTTTTTCCGGGCTTAATAACCCGCTGACCGTGACTCGCTATCACTCGCTGATTATCGACCGCGCCACGCTCCCTGCGGCGTTTGAAATCACCGCCTGGACAGAGGCGGGCGAAATCATGGGCATTCGCCATCGCCACCTTGCGCTTGAAGGCGTGCAGTTTCACCCGGAAAGCATTCTCAGCGAGCAGGGCCATCAGCTCCTGGCGAACTTCCTTTCGCGCTGA
- the fic gene encoding Cell filamentation protein fic, with amino-acid sequence MSDKFGDGRDPYFWSGSDVLRNRLNIHAAQDLQHAERELTSLRAATLELGPVQRGLPHLCAIHRQLFQDLYEWAGELREVDIYQGETRFAHFEYLEKEGNALMQALEDEDYLIGLEPEAFVARLSHYYCEINVLHPFRIGTGRAQRVFFEQLALHAGYSLDWRGVDVDAWRAANQAGAMGDLAPLEKIFTSVVSDARENE; translated from the coding sequence ATGAGCGATAAATTTGGCGACGGGCGCGACCCTTACTTCTGGTCCGGCAGCGATGTGCTGCGCAACCGGCTGAACATTCACGCCGCGCAGGATCTGCAACATGCCGAGCGCGAACTCACCTCGCTGCGCGCGGCGACGCTGGAACTGGGCCCTGTGCAGCGCGGGCTGCCGCATCTGTGCGCCATTCACCGCCAGCTGTTTCAGGATCTCTATGAGTGGGCGGGCGAGCTGCGCGAGGTAGACATCTACCAGGGCGAAACCCGCTTCGCGCACTTTGAATATCTGGAGAAAGAAGGTAACGCGCTGATGCAGGCGCTGGAAGATGAAGACTATCTCATCGGTCTGGAGCCGGAGGCGTTTGTCGCGCGTCTTTCGCACTACTACTGCGAAATCAACGTGCTGCATCCGTTTCGTATCGGTACAGGCCGCGCCCAGCGCGTCTTCTTCGAACAGCTGGCGCTGCATGCGGGCTACAGCCTGGACTGGCGCGGTGTGGATGTCGACGCGTGGCGCGCCGCCAACCAGGCGGGCGCGATGGGCGACCTGGCGCCGCTTGAGAAAATCTTCACGAGCGTAGTGAGCGACGCGCGGGAAAACGAGTAA
- the yhfG gene encoding Uncharacterized protein yhfG, with product MSRKLTDKQKSRLWDAQKNQNFQASNRLEGIEVPLVTLSREEALARIEELRGHYER from the coding sequence ATGTCCAGAAAACTCACCGATAAACAAAAGTCTCGACTCTGGGACGCGCAAAAGAATCAGAACTTCCAGGCCAGCAACCGGCTGGAAGGCATTGAGGTGCCTCTGGTGACCTTATCCCGCGAAGAAGCGCTGGCGCGCATTGAAGAGCTGAGGGGGCACTATGAGCGATAA